A window from Gasterosteus aculeatus chromosome 14, fGasAcu3.hap1.1, whole genome shotgun sequence encodes these proteins:
- the ciz1a gene encoding cdkn1a interacting zinc finger protein 1a, giving the protein MFNPHIHHQQQQQQQQQQQFHQHLRQLQQLFQQQPPPPPPQPPPGHHVGHHHHQGQRSIPVGSQGAPPPRMVNLCQATQTTLIAPNPMLQGALLMQQMQGNMRGFRMGGQQFRQFFTAGSRSSLLGPVPMGMAIKSPMMGYPAGRQFHPHARYYNNTAAASSITSADAAARQPDRKRDSDHMASGSTDDQPAAGGTNEASDKTDTDGAVGGVDEPTQPSEEQLEEPEVKRLRTDGSEEPKDQCVVESLPIADTDGEVLSLESNNPEDSQPDDSLVLEEGGSTRASDVVVALEKSVAADAHSCLLAPSPSGKPSEDDQQVDLLPEEMPHGKASPENQEGEEEGVVEGNKFYCYLCSITCYNQQNFRNHMNSVSHQQRMMEIQHMSNACLVTLLPRVQESLQEANKDGVKREDSKLWCPTCHTHFTCSITDHRHTEEHKLASRTAMSSCTVCKKHFRTSQIFAEHLQSQEHRQKVEKLGEQDDCGALGKLSTPDAEGFTLEESEFSEMEEERPNEQDDWSCHKEVTSKDMASDEEYDSNTVYGSGFLVPVAGFICRLCNKFYHFESSALHGHCKTMKHFENLKKYRDLRSQKSAAVEPSRESPLATERLRPLTGTTADCSAENSHSDDTGLGTDLNSMDPIVALSAVNTETESQPQEEAAEPDQNTRDAGDTDQELCLHIKEKERTSPASAALESPAEPSAGSTEEAESTAAADVEEEAHAEEEKGKAAVPRKKKAKTTSKRRSGRAGNRR; this is encoded by the exons ATGTTCAATCCGCACatccatcatcagcagcagcagcagcaacagcagcagcaacagtttCACCAGCACCTGCGGCAGCTACAACAACTtttccagcagcagcctccgcctcctcctccccagccgCCTCCGGGGCACCATGTCggccatcaccaccaccagggACAGCG ATCTATTCCTGTTGGTTCCCAGGGAGCTCCTCCGCCCAGGATGGTCAACCTGTGCCAGGCAACCCAGACTACCCTTATTGCCCCCAATCCCATGCTGCAGGGGGCCCTACTGATGCAACAGATGCAGG GTAACATGCGGGGCTTCAGGATGGGTGGACAGCAGTTCCGTCAGTTCTTCACCGCTGGGTCCAGGTCCTCTCTGCTCGGGCCGGTTCCCATGGGAATGGCCATCAAGTCCCCCATGATGGGATACCCAGCCGGTCGGCAGTTCCACCCGCATGCTCGCTACTACAACAACACCGCAGCGGCTTCTTCCATCACTTCTGCT GACGCCGCAGCTCGCCAGCCcgacaggaagagagacagcGACCACATGGCTTCAGGGAGCACAGACGATCAACCAGCAGCCGGCGGCACCAATGAAGCTTCTGACAAAACCGACACAG ATGGTGCTGTGGGAGGAGTGGATGAACCCACACAGCCCTCTGAGGAACAGCTTGAAGAACCTGAAGTGAAGAGGCTGAGGACAGATGG GTCAGAGGAACCCAAAGACCAATGTGTTGTTGAGTCTCTCCCCATTGCAGATACTGACGGGGAAGTTCTGTCTTTAGAGTCCAACAACCCAGAGGACAGCCAGCCTGACG ACTCCCTCGTTCTGGAAGAAGGAGGCTCCACGAGGGCATCGGATGTGGTTGTGGCGCTGGAGAAGAGCGTAGCTGCTGAT GCGCACAGCTGCTTGTTGGCACCGTCCCCGTCTGGCAAGCCGAGTGAagatgaccagcaggttgatCTACTCCCGGAGGAGATGCCACACGGCAAGGCCTCACCCGAGAACCAGGAGGGCGAAGAGGAGGGCGTAGTGGAGGGCAACAAGTTTTACTGCTATCTCTGTAGCATTACCTGCTACAACCAGCAA aaCTTCAGGAATCATATGAACAGTGTTTCCCACCAGCAGAGGATGATGGAGATCCAACACATGAGCAACGCTTGTCTGGTCACCCTGCTGCCAAGAGTGCAGGAGTCTCTACAGGAAGCAAACAAAGACGG cgTAAAGAGGGAAGACTCAAAGCTCTGGTGTCCCACCTGTCACACCCACTTCACCTGTAGCATCACAGACCACCGTCACACCGAGGAGCACAAA CTCGCCAGCAGAACAGCCATGTCCTCCTGCACGGTCTGCAAGAAACACTTCAGGACCTCCCAGATCTTTGCGGAGCACTTGCAGTCCCAGGAGCACAGGCagaaggtggagaag CTCGGGGAACAGGACGACTGCGGGGCCTTAGGCAAGCTGAGCACGCCGGACGCAGAGGGCTTCACATTGGAGGAGTCGGAGTTcagtgagatggaggaggaacgACCAAATGAACAG GATGACTGGTCCTGCCACAAAGAAGTGACTTCAAAGGACATGGCCAGCGATGAGGAGTACGACTCTAACACCGTCTACG GGTCCGGTTTTTTAGTACCAGTCGCAGGTTTTATCTGCAGACTCTGCAACAAGTTTTATCACTTTGAATCTTCTGCCCTACACGGCCACTGCAAAACAATGAAGCACTTTGAGAACCTCAAG AAGTACAGAGACTTGCGGAGTCAAAAGAGTGCAGCCGTTGAACCTTCCAGAGAGTCTCCCCTAGCTACAGAGCGCCTCCGGCCCCTAACAGGAACCACCGCTGACTGTTCTGCTGAAAACTCCCACTCCGATGACACTGGTTTAGGGACGGACCTGAACTCCATGGATCCTATCGTTGCGCTGAGCGCAGTGAACACGGAGACCGAAAGCCAGCCACAGGAGGAAGCGGCTGAACCTGACCAAAACACCCGGGACGCGGGCGACACGGACCAGGAGCTCTGCCTCCATATCAAGGAGAAAGAGCGCACGTCCCCGGCCTCCGCGGCTCTGGAGAGTCCAGCTGAGCCGTCTGCCGGTAGCACAGAGGAGGCGGAGTCAACGGCAGCAGCTGATGTAGAGGAGGAAGCtcatgcagaggaggagaaggggaaagcAGCTGTCCCACGGAAAAAGAAGGCAAAAACAACATCCAAACGCAGGTCAGGGAGGGCCGGAAACAGACGTTGA
- the bbln gene encoding bublin coiled-coil protein: MSGPNGDPNIPIDEGIINDEDEFDDEEYESINSMLDQINSYLDDLDDRNDSLNGKLQELMESNQQARLEFKAQRHSSQTQEEQRPADGDPSLGVKEDVNNENEDSK; this comes from the exons ATGTCTGGACCAAATGGAGATCCAAATATCCCAATTGACGAGGGTATTATCAACGACGAAGATGAATTTGATGACGAAG AGTACGAATCCATCAACTCCATGCTGGATCAGATTAACTCCTACCTCGATGACCTGGATGATCGCAATGATTCACTTAATGGCAAACTGCAGGAACTAATGGAGTCGAACCAGCAAGCCAGGCTGGAGTTCAAGGCCCAACGGCACAGCTCCCAGACCCAGGAAGAGCAACGTCCTGCAGACGGGGATCCCTCCTTGGGCGTCAAGGAAGACGTGAATAACGAAAATGAGGATTCCAAATGA
- the surf2 gene encoding surfeit locus protein 2 isoform X2 has translation MDELAADLRAFLLNHPFLQLTDSKKIKCTLNGHEMPCSLTELQNFTKGKKYVTLSAAAEFNYSQYEPHVVPSSKQPKQLFCKLTLRHLNRQPHHVLRHVNGKRFKKALCKYEECVKQGIEFVPAALKQKRPKGTREDPRERPSNQGSKSWEPSSSDDDQSDSEDSMSDLYPPTMFTLKNQAEDATHCVDNEAEDDFKTDEEEEMEVESQGLQKRKKVQSGGFQKKFRNNNYKNKSGRKKSGKVPNGK, from the exons ATGGACGAGTTGGCTGCGGACCTCAGAGCGTTTCTCCTCAACCACCCTTTTCTCCAGCTTACAGATAGCAAAAAG ATAAAATGCACTCTGAACGGCCACGAGATGCCGTGCAGCCTGACGGAGCTGCAGAATTTCACTAAAGGGAAGAAATATGTGACACTGAGTGCAGCCGCGGAGTTCAACTACAGCCAGTATGAACCTCATGTTGTCCCCAGCAGTAAACAGCC TAAGCAGTTGTTCTGTAAACTGACCCTCCGACACCTCAACCGGCAGCCACATCATGTCCTGCGGCATGTCAACGGGAAACGCTTCAAGAAAGCCCTCTGCAAAT ATGAAGAGTGTGTGAAGCAAGGGATTGAGTTCGTTCCAGCCGCGCTGAAACAAAAAAGGCCCAAAGGCACCAGAGAAGACCCTCGCGAGAGGCCCTCAAATCAAGGGAGTAAGTCGTGGGAACCCTCATCCAGCGACGACGACCAAAGCGACTCCGAAGACAGCATGAGCGACCTCTACCCTC CGACTATGTTCACTTTGAAAAACCAGGCTGAAGACGCTACGCATTGTGTTGATAATGAGGCGGAAGATGACTTCAagacagacgaggaggaggaaatggaggtGGAATCGCAGGGCCTGCAGAAACGGAAGAAG GTACAAAGCGGTGGTTTTCAGAAGAAATTCAGAAATAATAATTACAAGAACAAATCAGGGCGCAAGAAATCTGGAAAAGTCCCAAATGGAAAATAA
- the surf2 gene encoding surfeit locus protein 2 isoform X1: MDELAADLRAFLLNHPFLQLTDSKKIKCTLNGHEMPCSLTELQNFTKGKKYVTLSAAAEFNYSQYEPHVVPSSKQPKQLFCKLTLRHLNRQPHHVLRHVNGKRFKKALCKCQCIAYLHALHFPSPPKETHEECVKQGIEFVPAALKQKRPKGTREDPRERPSNQGSKSWEPSSSDDDQSDSEDSMSDLYPPTMFTLKNQAEDATHCVDNEAEDDFKTDEEEEMEVESQGLQKRKKVQSGGFQKKFRNNNYKNKSGRKKSGKVPNGK, translated from the exons ATGGACGAGTTGGCTGCGGACCTCAGAGCGTTTCTCCTCAACCACCCTTTTCTCCAGCTTACAGATAGCAAAAAG ATAAAATGCACTCTGAACGGCCACGAGATGCCGTGCAGCCTGACGGAGCTGCAGAATTTCACTAAAGGGAAGAAATATGTGACACTGAGTGCAGCCGCGGAGTTCAACTACAGCCAGTATGAACCTCATGTTGTCCCCAGCAGTAAACAGCC TAAGCAGTTGTTCTGTAAACTGACCCTCCGACACCTCAACCGGCAGCCACATCATGTCCTGCGGCATGTCAACGGGAAACGCTTCAAGAAAGCCCTCTGCAAATGTCAGTGCATCGCTTATCTACATGCACTGCACTTTCCTTCGCCGCCTAAGGAGACAC ATGAAGAGTGTGTGAAGCAAGGGATTGAGTTCGTTCCAGCCGCGCTGAAACAAAAAAGGCCCAAAGGCACCAGAGAAGACCCTCGCGAGAGGCCCTCAAATCAAGGGAGTAAGTCGTGGGAACCCTCATCCAGCGACGACGACCAAAGCGACTCCGAAGACAGCATGAGCGACCTCTACCCTC CGACTATGTTCACTTTGAAAAACCAGGCTGAAGACGCTACGCATTGTGTTGATAATGAGGCGGAAGATGACTTCAagacagacgaggaggaggaaatggaggtGGAATCGCAGGGCCTGCAGAAACGGAAGAAG GTACAAAGCGGTGGTTTTCAGAAGAAATTCAGAAATAATAATTACAAGAACAAATCAGGGCGCAAGAAATCTGGAAAAGTCCCAAATGGAAAATAA
- the surf2 gene encoding surfeit locus protein 2 isoform X3: MNLMLSPAVNSRKEEFLTFFPFAPKQLFCKLTLRHLNRQPHHVLRHVNGKRFKKALCKCQCIAYLHALHFPSPPKETHEECVKQGIEFVPAALKQKRPKGTREDPRERPSNQGSKSWEPSSSDDDQSDSEDSMSDLYPPTMFTLKNQAEDATHCVDNEAEDDFKTDEEEEMEVESQGLQKRKKVQSGGFQKKFRNNNYKNKSGRKKSGKVPNGK; this comes from the exons ATGAACCTCATGTTGTCCCCAGCAGTAAACAGCCGTAAGGAGGAATTCCTGACATTTTTCCCCTTTGCACC TAAGCAGTTGTTCTGTAAACTGACCCTCCGACACCTCAACCGGCAGCCACATCATGTCCTGCGGCATGTCAACGGGAAACGCTTCAAGAAAGCCCTCTGCAAATGTCAGTGCATCGCTTATCTACATGCACTGCACTTTCCTTCGCCGCCTAAGGAGACAC ATGAAGAGTGTGTGAAGCAAGGGATTGAGTTCGTTCCAGCCGCGCTGAAACAAAAAAGGCCCAAAGGCACCAGAGAAGACCCTCGCGAGAGGCCCTCAAATCAAGGGAGTAAGTCGTGGGAACCCTCATCCAGCGACGACGACCAAAGCGACTCCGAAGACAGCATGAGCGACCTCTACCCTC CGACTATGTTCACTTTGAAAAACCAGGCTGAAGACGCTACGCATTGTGTTGATAATGAGGCGGAAGATGACTTCAagacagacgaggaggaggaaatggaggtGGAATCGCAGGGCCTGCAGAAACGGAAGAAG GTACAAAGCGGTGGTTTTCAGAAGAAATTCAGAAATAATAATTACAAGAACAAATCAGGGCGCAAGAAATCTGGAAAAGTCCCAAATGGAAAATAA
- the surf4 gene encoding surfeit locus protein 4 has protein sequence MGQEDLMSTAEDVADQFLRITKQYLPHLARLCLISTFLEDGIRMWFQWNEQRDYIEATWSCGYFLATSFVLLNLLGQLGGCVLILSRNFVQYACFGLFGIIALQTVAYSILWDLKFLMRNLALGGGLLLLLAESRSEGKSMFAGVPSMGESSPKQYMQLGGRVLLVLMFMTLLHFDSNFFSILQNMVGTALIILVAIGFKTKLAALTLVVWLLAINVYFNAFWTVPAYKPMHDFLKYDFFQTTSVIGGLLLVVALGPGGVSMDEKKKEW, from the exons ATGGGACAGGAGGATCTCATGAGCACAGCCGAAGACGTGGCGGACCAG TTCCTGAGGATAACCAAACAGTATCTGCCCCACCTGGCGCGTCTGTGTCTCATCAGCACCTTCCTGGAAGATGGCATCCGCATGTGGTTCCAGTGGAATGAGCAGCGGGACTACATCGAGGCCACCTGGAGCTGTGGCTACTTCCTGGCTACGTCCTTTGTGCTGCTCAACCTCCTAGGACAGCTGG GTGGTTGCGTCCTCATCCTTAGTAGAAATTTTGTACAGTATGCCTGCTTTGGACTATTTGGCATCATAGCGCTACAG aCTGTTGCATACAGCATTTTATGGGACCTCAAGTTTTTGATGAG AAACCTGGCCCTCGGAGGTggtctgctcctgctgctggccGAGTCTCGTTCGGAAGGAAAGAGCATGTTCGCCGGCGTCCCCTCCATGGGAGAGAGTTCGCCAAAGCAGTACATGCAGCTGGGTGGTCGAGTGCTGCTGGTGCTCATGTTCATGACTCTGCTGCACTTTGACTCCAACTTCTTCTCT ATCCTGCAGAACATGGTGGGAACCGCACTCATCATCCTGGTGGCCATCGGCTTCAAAACCAAGCTGGCGGCATTAACCCTCGTTGTGTGGCTGCTGGCCATCAACGTCTACTTCAACGCCTTCTGGACCGTCCCCGCCTACAAGCCCATGCACGACTTCCTCAAGTACGACTTCTTCCAGACCACCTCGGTCATTGGTGGTCTGCTGTTAGTGGTGGCACTTGGACCTGGCGGAGTGTCCAtggatgagaaaaagaaagagtggTAG